In Nematostella vectensis chromosome 11, jaNemVect1.1, whole genome shotgun sequence, a genomic segment contains:
- the LOC116616981 gene encoding uncharacterized protein LOC116616981, with translation MSILEVLFCKMKVRSLVLYFNFLVAVAASSHESYCPASIHSAGARITQVDLALQSKHVKKRLQGQSQMSCSQRCLQQDWCISVNYEVSRPEGGACELNTYGVEMLADANPKNPEFKRKKGWIYSQLRSAQFTLSLQACKDGSFTCSNGGTCEIDCKTLVPRCLCPEGFSGDKCES, from the exons ATGTCGATTCTCGAAGTTCTTTTCTG CAAAATGAAGGTCAGAAGCCTGGTATTATACTTCAACTTTCTTGTTGCCGTAGCAGCATCAAGCCACGAATCCTACTGTCCAGCGTCCATCCATTCAGCAGGCGCGCGCATAACTCAAGTTGACCTTGCCCTACAGAGCAAGCATGTGAAAAAGCGTCTTCAGGGCCAAAGTCAGATGTCATGTAGTCAGCGGTGTCTGCAGCAAGACTGGTGTATATCGGTGAATTACGAAGTGTCTCGACCGGAAGGAGGGGCCTGCGAATTGAACACATACGGAGTCGAGATGTTGGCCGACGCAAATCCCAAAAACCCAGAgtttaaaaggaaaaaaggatGGATATACTCACAGTTAAGATCCGCTCAG TTCACACTAAGCTTACAAGCCTGTAAAGATGGTTCGTTTACTTGTTCAAATGGAGGCACATGTGAGATTGACTGCAAAACTCTCGTCCCAAGATGTCTTTGTCCGGAAGGCTTTTCTGGAGACAAGTGTGAAAGTTAG